The Candidatus Eisenbacteria bacterium genome segment GCTGCCCTGGGTGAGCAGGATGTCCTGGATGCCGTCCATGCCGGTCCAGGTCGCGAGCATCTGGTAGCTGCCGTCGGGCGGAATGGTGCGTCCGGTGCGCGCTTCGGTCGGCAGCTCGAACTGGGAGCCGCACCCGGTCAGTGCGGCCACCGCGACGATTGCCGCGAGGCGTGGAAGCACGAGCGCGCGCATCAGAACCTCCACCCGAGCGAGACACGATGGATCGAGCCGAGCGCGCCACCCTCGGTGAATGCGTAGTCGACATTCGCCTTCGCCGCGCCGATCTCCGCCACCACTCCAGCGCCGGCCGAGAACTTCAGTTCGTCGGCGTTGAAGTTGTACCCGGTTCTCAGCGACATGCGGCGCATCCACACCCACTCGAGCCCGGCCTTCACGATCTGTGCGTCGTCCGCGGGCTGATTCACTTCGAGGGCCGTGGTGAGCCGCTGCTGCGAATTCTCGATCGGCTCGAACGCCACGCCGTAGCGGAACATCAGGGGCGGATCGAAACCGTCGTAGCGCCGCACCTCGCCCGTCACCGGCGAAACGAAACTGCCGCCGTCGCCATCACCGCGTGGCCGAAGCTCCGAGCCGAAATTGCTGAGCGCGGTCGCGATGCGCACGCTGCCGTAGCCGAGGTAGTAGATCGAGCCGATGTCGACCAGCACCGCGGACGTGACCGGCCCGCCCACGTCGGCGCCGAGATCCTCGCGCACGTACTTGAGCCCCGCGCCGACCAGCAGCTTGTCGGTCCATCGCCGCGCGAACACCGCACCGACCACCATATCGGAGAAGAAGTAGGTACGACCGGTTCCGAACGGCCGCAGTTCGGTGGTCTCGTCGATCTCGGTCGAGAGCGCGCCGAACTGCAGTCCGATCGAGCCACCGAGCCGCGCGACCGGCATCACCAGCACCGCGTGCTCGTACTGGATGTCGGCCGGCCACGACGCGTGAGAGATCGCGAACTCGGTGCGCTGCATCGAGGCGATGCCGGCGGGATTCCAGTAGATCGCGGTCGGGTCGTTCGCGACTGCGACGAACGACTCGCCGAGCCCCACGGCGCGCGCACCGACGCCGATGCGGAGGAACGTGCCGGACGAGGTCCCGACCCGCTGATCTCCGAACGTGAACTGGGCGCGCGCTTCGGGCGCCAGCACGGAGACTGCGAGCAACAACGCGATCGAGATCGCGGCGCGGCGAAGGCTAGAAGTCATAGTCGAGCGACAGCCTCCACTGGCGTCCGCCGCCGTAGTTCGAGGGGTCCAGCACTTCCGAGATGAAGGTGTTCTCGTCGACGTCGAACACCTCGGGATCGTACTCCCCGACCCCCCACACACGCCCGTGCCCGGTGACCCGGTCGACGCGGTAGACGAGGCGATTGCTGAAGACGTTCGTTGCCGCCACGCTCACGTCGAGGCGTCGCGTTCCGAGCTTGAACCAGCGGTTGAAGCGCATGTCGACGGTGGTTTGGAACAGCGCATTCTTGGAGAACGGCTCCGCCGAAGGCTCGCCGAGCTCGTTGATCGGCGTGAACGGGCGACCCGACTGGCCCTGCAGGAACAGGTTGAGTCCCGACTGCTGCATCCAGGCGAGCAGCCGGGGCGTCTCCTGATCGAAGCGCATGTCGAAGCTCGCCGACAGCTTGTGCGGCCGATTCCAGCGCACGAACGTCTCCGACAGCCGCGTCTCCGCCGCATCACCGCCGTTCTGCTCGACGATCTTCTGCTCGTTCGGATCGCTGCTCTTTCCCTTGGTCTGCTGGAACGTGTACGAGAGCTTGCCCGACCAGTGATTGCTTCGGCGCTTCTCGAGCTCGATCTCGAAGCCCTTCGAGCGGGCGAAATGACCATTCAGATACACGAAGATGTCCACCAGCGTATCGCCCTGCTCGCGCAGGAACGAGGTCGCGACCGGATAGTCATAGACGTCCTTCACGAAGAACGTCGCGTTGATCGCTGCGGTCGGCAGGAACTGGTGCTTGGCTCCCAGCTCGTAGTTCACCGACACCTGCGGGTTCAGGTTCGGGTTGCCGAGCAGCGGGAACGCCTCGCTCGAAATCGAGCTGAGCTTGGAATACACGTAGCGATACGAAGGCAGCTGCGTGAAGCGTCCGTAGTTGAAGAAGAAGCTGCTGTTCTCGGTGATCGGATGCGCCACGATGATGCGGGGCGAGATCACCGATTTGTAGCGGCGGCCGAAGAAGCCGCGCGTGTCGTCGTAGAACGACTGGCGGGTCTCGGGGCTGATGTTCGGGTTCGAGGTGTCTGCGACGGCGCGCTCCGCTTCGCGACCCAGGAACCAGTAGTCGAGGCGCATGCCGATGTTGGCGGTGAAGCCCTCGTACTCGAGGCGGTCGCGCAGATACAGATTGCCGACCCACGGATGCACCTTCCAGAGGTCGTGCGAGCTGCCGAGGCCGTTCGAGTCGAACACCCACGGATCCTCGATCGTGAGGTACTGAACGCTCTGGGCCTGGTGCTCGAGACCGATCTCGAGCTCGTGCCGGCGCTGACGCTGCACGAGGCTCATCTGGAGGCCCCAGATATCGCTGCGGCGGTCCTGCCACACGTTGTCATCGCCGCTGTCGCGAAAGTAGTCCTCGCGCTGCGACGGGTCGGGGAGCGCCAGGTCGTCGGGCTCCTCGTACTGCAGCCAGTTCTTCGCCAGCACGTCGCGCCGCTGGGCCGAGAAGTAGCGCGAGAACTGGGTCTCGAAGAACCCGGTGGTCGACAGCGTACGGCGCCACTGCAACGCCGACTGCACGTTGTCTTCGAAGATCGTGCCCGCGTGCTCGATTCGATGCGCCCACTGCCACGGATAGGCGGGGTCGGCCTGGTCGCCCTGTGCGGTGATGAACGTGCGGCTGAAGCCCTGATCGATCGCAATGCGCTTGGAGTAGTCCAGGTTGACGCGGTCGCGCGTGTTCGGCTTCCAGGTGAGTCCGTAGCGCGCCGCCCAGCGGTTGTCGCTCGAAGGCGTGAAGAAGTCGCCATAGCGAAACTTCTTGCCGAGGAACGAGTCTTCGTAGCTCGATCGCAGTCGCGCGCGCGTGCCGGGCTCGAACACGCGCTCGAACAGGCCGACCGGCTCACCGCCCAGGTTGTAGTAGCGGGTATCGTAGAGCGAGCCCGAGACGTCGACGATCGACGACAGCTGACCCGGCAGCTTGAGACCGACCAGCCGGCTGAGCGGCCGGAGGATCGGATCGGGTCCGCCCGCCACGACCTGAAACGCGCGGCCTCCGTAGCTGCCGCTCGAGGTCGTGACGCCGCCTGAGAACGCATCCCCGCCCTGCTTGAGCTTGACCTCGACGATCCCGGACAGCGCGTTGCCGTATCGGACGTCGTAGGCGCCGGTCGCGACGTTCACCTCGGCCACCGACCGCGCATTCAACTGGCCGGCGGTCGACTGTCCGGTCACCAGATCGCGATTGGCGACGCCGTTCACGACGAACACCGTCTCGTCCGATCGACCGCCGCGCACGTGGATCTGATCGTTCTCGGTGTTGACTCCGGCCTGCTGCTGAAGCACCTCGCTGATGGTCTGAACCGGCAGATTACGGATCTCGCTCGCGCTCACGCTGCGGATCGTCGCGCCCTGCTTGACCTCGACCAGCCGGCGCTCGGCGCTCACCTCCACGACCTTCTCCTGCCGCACCACCACGTCCTCGAGCGCGAAGTGGACGACCGCCGACTTGCCGACCGCAACCACCACGCCAGCGCGCGTCTCGGGCTTATAGCCGAGGAATTGCACCTTCACGTCGTAGGTCCCGACCGGCAGACCCGACAGCACGAAGTTGCCTTCGGAGTCGGTCAGTCCGCCCTTCTGCACCGCCGGCACCGCGATCGAAGCGAACGGCAACGCGTGCCCGGTGCGCTTGTCGGTGACCCGGCCCGAGATCGAGCCACGCTCCTGCGCCACCGCGATCCCCGAGGCGCCGACGAGGGCCACGAGCGCGAGAATCAATGCGACGGCGAGTGGGGAGTGGGGTCGAGGGGCCTGGAGCATGGATGGAAGGGCGCTGGAAAGGGGCGTGGGTCCGGGACCCTAAGCCGTGGCGAATAGGGAATCAAGCTCCAGATCGCAGGCGCGGGGGGAGCGGCGCCTAGAACCCCGCCGTTCGGCGGTCGTACTCCTCGGGGTAGGCCTCCATGAACACCCGATCGATCTCGAGCGTCACCTCCCGCAGCGTGCGGGCCTTGTGCGCGTAAGGAAGGAAAGCGCTCTTGAAGCCGTTGATGATCACCCGCTTGATCTCGTAGGGCGACAACCGGAAGGTCTTGGCGGCGATGCCGATCTCCTCCGACACGGTGGTGGCCGAGATGAGCCGGCTGTCGGTGTTGAGCGTGACGCGCACCCCCTGGCGAAAGTAGAAGCCGAACGGGTGATCGGCGTAGCTCTTCGCGACCCGGGTCTGCACGTTCGAGGACAGGCACACTTCGAGCGGGATCCGATGATCGGTGACGTAGCGCATCAGGTCCGGATCCTCGAGCAGACGGGTGCCGTGACCGATGCGATGCGCGCCGCAGTAGTGCAGTGCCTGCGCGATGCTGGCCGATCCGAACGCCTCGCCCGCGTGCACCGTGCTGTTGATGTTGTGCTTGAGAATCAGCTGGAACGCCGAGCGGTGCGCCTTCGCCGGGTAGTCGCGTTCCTGACCGGCGAGATCGAACGCCAGCACGCCGCGCCCTTTGTAGGCGACGGCCAGCTCCGCGAGTTCGACCGAGCGGCGTGGCGCGAGCGAACGGATCCCGCACAGGATCACGCCGGTCGAAAGCCCGAAACGCACCCCGGCATCGCGCAGCCCCTCGATCACCGGATTCACGATGTCTTCGTAGGGCAGCTTCTTCTTGCGATGGAGCAGCGGCGAGTAACGCACCTCGAGGTGCCGGACGTTCTCGGACGCCGCATCCTCGGCGAGTTCGTAGGCGACGCGATACAACGCGTCGCGTTCCTGCAGGACGCTGAGCGTGAGGTCGAAGATCTTGAGGTAGTCGCCGAGATTGCGAGTCCGCTTGCCGGCCTCGAGCAACCGAGTGAGCTGTGGAATGTTTCGGGTCGGCAGTTTGACGCCCTGGGAATCGGCCAGCTCCAGCAGCGTGCGCGGGCGCAGGCAGCCGTCGAGGTGGCAGTGCAAGTCGGTCTTCGGCAGCTTGCGAATGATCTGCTGGCTGAGTCTCATGCGCCGCCGCCGCGGCCCGCCGGCGCTCCGCCGGGTCGCTGATCCGCACGCAGCGCGCTCTCGAGCGCCATGATCTTCTGCACCCGCCGCTCGTGCCGCCCGCCGCCGAACGGGGTGGTGAGAAACAACCGGGCGATCCGCGTGGCGAGTCCGCGATTGACGATGCCGGCACCGAGCGCCAGCACGTTCGCGTCGTTGTGCTCGCGAGCATTGAGCGCGGTGCGGTCGTCGTGACACAACGCGCAACGAACGCCGGCGATCTTGTTCGCCGCCATCGACGAGCCGATCCCGGCGCCGTCGATCACGATGCCTCGAGCACAGCGGCCGCTCGCCACCTCGCGACCCACCGCGGCCGCGAAGTCGGGGTAGTCCACCGCATCGGTCGAATGCGTTCCGCAGTCGACGACCTGCAGCGCCAGTTCGTCCTCGAGCGCGCGGATCAGCAGCTGCTTGAGCGGATAGCCGCCATGGTCGGCGCCGATCGCGACGCGGCGCTCGGGTGCCGCCGGCGGCGCGCCGGGAGCCGGTGTGGCGCTGCGTGCCGCGGGTGTCGGCGCACCGAGGGCGCGGTCCAGGGCATCGCGGACCAGCTGACGGACTTCCTCCTCAGGCGCGGCGGACATGGCGGGCAGTCTAGGGAGCGAGTTCGGCGGGGGTCAAGACCGCGTCAGAAACTCGGGCCGCAGGTGCGCGTCCGATGCGACTCCCACTAGAATCATCCGTCGCTCCTCGTCCGTGTCCGTTTCGCCTCCAGGAGGTCGCGTGCTTCGTCGCTGCTTGGTCCGAGCCGCACTCGCCGCGTTCGCGGCCGTCGCACTCCTTTCGTCACGGGGGGCGCTCGCCGCCGCGCCGGCTCACGAGGTGCTGACCGACAGCACCGTCATCGAGCGCTGGACGATGGCGAACGGGCTGCGAGTGGTGACGCGATCGATTCGAGGCGCGGAAGGCGTCGCGGTGACGCTCGCCTATCGCTACGGACGCCGCAACGATCCGGCGACTCGACCCGGCCTCGCACAGGTGGTGGGTCACCTGGCGTTTACGGCGCCGGCCGGGGAACTGCCCGGCCGAACGCTCGAGGACCTCGACAGTCAGCGTCCGTACGGGTGGAGCTTTCCCGTCATGCAGAGCAGCACGCTCCTCACCGAGGTGGCGAGTCTGCAGCAGTTCCCGGGCGTGCTCGCTGAAGTCGCGCGGAGAATGCGCGGCGTCACGGTCGATGCCGCCTCGCTCAAACGCGCCGTGGAACAGGTGCGAGCCGAGCTGAAGGCGGAAGTCGACGGGCCGCGCGAGCTGGTGATGGGTGCGCTGATTCGAGACGTTGCGCTCGGGCGCTCCGCGGCTGCAAGTCAGCGCCGAACTTCGGGCCGGGGGCTCGACGGCCTGACGATTGCCGAGGTCCGCGCGACGATGTCGAGCTACCTGCAGCCCGGCAACGCGGTGCTGTGCCTGGTCGGCGACTTCAACCGCGTCGAAGTGCGGCGACCCGTCGAGAGCCTGTTCGGCGGAATTCCCGCCGGTCCGGCTCTGCCACCACCACCACCGGCCGATTCGATGCACGCCTCGGCGCGGGTGTTCACGAGTGCCGGAGTGCGCGCGATCGGCATCGGTCTGCTGGCACCGCCGCTCGACGACACGCTGCATGCCGCCTACTTCATGACGGTGTCCCTCGCGGGCTCGATGGCGGATCAGATCGCGAAGAGCTCCGGCCAGGAAGACAAGCCGCGATTCCAGTACGCGCTCTTCGATGAACCGGAGCTGGGGCGCCTCTACCCGGACCTGCCATCGGACTCGGCGGCGATCGAGCGTGCGGGTGAAGCGGTGAGCGTGCTGATGGCGCCACTCGCCGACATGACGATCCCGAAACGATCGTTCGACGTGGTGCGTGACCGCCTCGCCTACCTGATGGGCGGCCCGATGCCGCCCGGGTTGCGCCAGTCCCTGCGCGCCAATCCGCGCCTCATGATCACGGCGTCTCGCGGCATCGCCGCGTGCGAACTGCTGCACGGTCCCGAGTTCTGGGCCGCTTACCGCACCGAACTGATGGAGACGAACGCCGACGAAGTTCGCGCCATCCTGCCGCGCGTGCTCGACCCCGCCTATCAGGTGCGGGTGGCGGTCCTGAGCGGTGCGGGCGGCGCGAAGGGCGCGCGAGGCTCCCGCTAGCTGCGTCTGGCACCTGCCGCAAGCGCTTCGAGCGTCGTCGCCAGTTCGAAGTCGCGACGCGTGATGCCGCCGGCGTCGTGTGTGACCAGCTCGACCACCACCGTTCCGTAGACGTTCGACCATTCGGGGTGATGGTCGAGCTGCTGAATCCGCAGCGCCGCACTCGACATGAAACCCCATGCGTCGACGAAGTCCTTGAATCGATACTCGCGCCGCAATTTCCCGCCGACCACTCGCCATTCGGTGAGTTTGCCGAGTTCGAATTCGATCTCCTCCGCCGTCAATCGACGCATCCCGCTCATCGTCGCTCTCCTCCGCTCGTACGAGCTTTGACCGACCCCAGACCCGATGCTACGGTCGCGCTGCCATGTCCTCGCGCCGCATTCTCATCGGAATCGCGGGCGGATCCGGGTCCGGCAAGACTCTCGTCGCGCGCACCATCGTGCGCGAACTCGGATCCGACCGGGTCGTCATCATCGACCAGGATTCTTACTACAAGAATCTCGAGGATATCCCGTACCGCGATCGCGAGGCGCGGAACTTCGATCATCCGGACGCGTTCGACACCGAACTGCTGCGCGACCACGTGGTCGAACTGCTCGCCGGACGTTCGATCGAGCAACCGATCTACGATTATGCCGAGCACCGGCGCCTGCCCGAAGCCCGCCACGTGGGCGACCATGTCGTCGTGGTGCTCGAAGGCATCCTGATCTTCGTGGACCCGCAGCTCCGTGACCTCATGGACATCAAGCTGTTCATCGACGCCGACCCCGACGTGCGCTTCATCCGCCGACTGCGACGCGATCTGATCGAACGCGGTCGCACCGTCGACAGCATCGTCCGCCAGTACGAAGAAAGCGTGCGGCCGATGCACCTGCAGTTCGTCGAGCCCTCCAAGCGCTTTGCCGACCTGATCGTGCCCGAGGGCGGGCACAACAAGGTCGCGATCGACCTGGTGAAGACCAAGATTCGCGAGCTGCTCCGCGAGCGAGGCGTCGAAGTCGCGTCACCGGTGTGATCCCGGCGCGTCTGATCCCGAAATCGATCCAGTGCCTGCGCGGTTACGACGCCCGCACCTTTCTCTCCGATCTGGTCGCCGGTGTCACGGTCGGTCTCGTGGCCCTCCCGCTCGCCATGGCGTTCGCGATTTCATCGGGGCTTCCGCCGCAGGCCGGCCTGACGTGCGCGGTGGTGGCCGGTTTCCTGATCTCGGCGCTCGGGGGATCGCGGGTGCAGATCGGCGGTCCGACCGGCGCGTTCGTGGTGGTGGTGGCGGGGATCGTCGCGCATCACGGTGTCGACGGGCTCTTCATGTGCACCATGATGGCGGGCGTCATGCTGGTGCTTCTCGGCGTGAGCGGCTTCGGGACCGCGGTCGACTTCATTCCACGACCGGTGATCGTCGGCTTCACGAACGGCATCGCCGTGCTGATCGCAAGCACCCAGATCCGCGACTTCCTGGGGCTTCGCATTCCTCACGCCTCGGGAGAGTTCGTGAGTCGCATGCGAGAGATCGGTGCGGCGCTGCCGAGCTGGAATCCGACCGCGCTCGCGCTCGGCGCCGCGGCGCTGCTCGTGATCGTGGTGATGCGC includes the following:
- a CDS encoding PorV/PorQ family protein — encoded protein: MTSSLRRAAISIALLLAVSVLAPEARAQFTFGDQRVGTSSGTFLRIGVGARAVGLGESFVAVANDPTAIYWNPAGIASMQRTEFAISHASWPADIQYEHAVLVMPVARLGGSIGLQFGALSTEIDETTELRPFGTGRTYFFSDMVVGAVFARRWTDKLLVGAGLKYVREDLGADVGGPVTSAVLVDIGSIYYLGYGSVRIATALSNFGSELRPRGDGDGGSFVSPVTGEVRRYDGFDPPLMFRYGVAFEPIENSQQRLTTALEVNQPADDAQIVKAGLEWVWMRRMSLRTGYNFNADELKFSAGAGVVAEIGAAKANVDYAFTEGGALGSIHRVSLGWRF
- a CDS encoding TonB-dependent receptor translates to MALVGASGIAVAQERGSISGRVTDKRTGHALPFASIAVPAVQKGGLTDSEGNFVLSGLPVGTYDVKVQFLGYKPETRAGVVVAVGKSAVVHFALEDVVVRQEKVVEVSAERRLVEVKQGATIRSVSASEIRNLPVQTISEVLQQQAGVNTENDQIHVRGGRSDETVFVVNGVANRDLVTGQSTAGQLNARSVAEVNVATGAYDVRYGNALSGIVEVKLKQGGDAFSGGVTTSSGSYGGRAFQVVAGGPDPILRPLSRLVGLKLPGQLSSIVDVSGSLYDTRYYNLGGEPVGLFERVFEPGTRARLRSSYEDSFLGKKFRYGDFFTPSSDNRWAARYGLTWKPNTRDRVNLDYSKRIAIDQGFSRTFITAQGDQADPAYPWQWAHRIEHAGTIFEDNVQSALQWRRTLSTTGFFETQFSRYFSAQRRDVLAKNWLQYEEPDDLALPDPSQREDYFRDSGDDNVWQDRRSDIWGLQMSLVQRQRRHELEIGLEHQAQSVQYLTIEDPWVFDSNGLGSSHDLWKVHPWVGNLYLRDRLEYEGFTANIGMRLDYWFLGREAERAVADTSNPNISPETRQSFYDDTRGFFGRRYKSVISPRIIVAHPITENSSFFFNYGRFTQLPSYRYVYSKLSSISSEAFPLLGNPNLNPQVSVNYELGAKHQFLPTAAINATFFVKDVYDYPVATSFLREQGDTLVDIFVYLNGHFARSKGFEIELEKRRSNHWSGKLSYTFQQTKGKSSDPNEQKIVEQNGGDAAETRLSETFVRWNRPHKLSASFDMRFDQETPRLLAWMQQSGLNLFLQGQSGRPFTPINELGEPSAEPFSKNALFQTTVDMRFNRWFKLGTRRLDVSVAATNVFSNRLVYRVDRVTGHGRVWGVGEYDPEVFDVDENTFISEVLDPSNYGGGRQWRLSLDYDF
- the add gene encoding adenosine deaminase; translated protein: MRLSQQIIRKLPKTDLHCHLDGCLRPRTLLELADSQGVKLPTRNIPQLTRLLEAGKRTRNLGDYLKIFDLTLSVLQERDALYRVAYELAEDAASENVRHLEVRYSPLLHRKKKLPYEDIVNPVIEGLRDAGVRFGLSTGVILCGIRSLAPRRSVELAELAVAYKGRGVLAFDLAGQERDYPAKAHRSAFQLILKHNINSTVHAGEAFGSASIAQALHYCGAHRIGHGTRLLEDPDLMRYVTDHRIPLEVCLSSNVQTRVAKSYADHPFGFYFRQGVRVTLNTDSRLISATTVSEEIGIAAKTFRLSPYEIKRVIINGFKSAFLPYAHKARTLREVTLEIDRVFMEAYPEEYDRRTAGF
- the rpiB gene encoding ribose 5-phosphate isomerase B; protein product: MSAAPEEEVRQLVRDALDRALGAPTPAARSATPAPGAPPAAPERRVAIGADHGGYPLKQLLIRALEDELALQVVDCGTHSTDAVDYPDFAAAVGREVASGRCARGIVIDGAGIGSSMAANKIAGVRCALCHDDRTALNAREHNDANVLALGAGIVNRGLATRIARLFLTTPFGGGRHERRVQKIMALESALRADQRPGGAPAGRGGGA
- a CDS encoding insulinase family protein; amino-acid sequence: MLRRCLVRAALAAFAAVALLSSRGALAAAPAHEVLTDSTVIERWTMANGLRVVTRSIRGAEGVAVTLAYRYGRRNDPATRPGLAQVVGHLAFTAPAGELPGRTLEDLDSQRPYGWSFPVMQSSTLLTEVASLQQFPGVLAEVARRMRGVTVDAASLKRAVEQVRAELKAEVDGPRELVMGALIRDVALGRSAAASQRRTSGRGLDGLTIAEVRATMSSYLQPGNAVLCLVGDFNRVEVRRPVESLFGGIPAGPALPPPPPADSMHASARVFTSAGVRAIGIGLLAPPLDDTLHAAYFMTVSLAGSMADQIAKSSGQEDKPRFQYALFDEPELGRLYPDLPSDSAAIERAGEAVSVLMAPLADMTIPKRSFDVVRDRLAYLMGGPMPPGLRQSLRANPRLMITASRGIAACELLHGPEFWAAYRTELMETNADEVRAILPRVLDPAYQVRVAVLSGAGGAKGARGSR
- a CDS encoding 4a-hydroxytetrahydrobiopterin dehydratase, with protein sequence MSGMRRLTAEEIEFELGKLTEWRVVGGKLRREYRFKDFVDAWGFMSSAALRIQQLDHHPEWSNVYGTVVVELVTHDAGGITRRDFELATTLEALAAGARRS
- the udk gene encoding uridine kinase, with protein sequence MSSRRILIGIAGGSGSGKTLVARTIVRELGSDRVVIIDQDSYYKNLEDIPYRDREARNFDHPDAFDTELLRDHVVELLAGRSIEQPIYDYAEHRRLPEARHVGDHVVVVLEGILIFVDPQLRDLMDIKLFIDADPDVRFIRRLRRDLIERGRTVDSIVRQYEESVRPMHLQFVEPSKRFADLIVPEGGHNKVAIDLVKTKIRELLRERGVEVASPV